The Methanopyrus kandleri AV19 DNA segment CCGGTTCCTCCCGACGTACCGACCGACGCGGGTGGACGACCCGTGGATCCCGGGCACGTCGGTCAAGGGGGCGCTGAGGACCGGGCTCCTCCTGGCCGCCCTGAAGCGTCTGGACGGGCTGGGTACCGACCTGAGCACGCTCACCGATAGACTACCGCGCAACCCGAAGAAAGCCGCCGTGGCCCTCGATAACAGGCTCCGGGCTACCGTCTTCCAGGGTGGGACGGCGAGAAGGAGCTACCGCCGTAAGCCGAACCGCGGGTGGCCGGAGGTTTTCCCCCACGCGGACGTGCTGCGGGCGCTGAAGGTGGAGGACGCTAGGCCCGTCGGGAAGATACGGACCGCGGTGTACCGGGCGGAGCTGCACCCGAAGGGTAGACCGCTCGACGCCCGCGAGTTCGTGGTCTCCGGGACTTTCGAGCTCGAGCTCGGCACGGACCATGGCGAGCTGAAGCGCGTACTCGACACGTGGGACAGGGTGGAACTGCCCCGGCTGCCCAAGCCCGTGTTCCGTTTCCTCCGCGATGTCAGGAGCGGGCTACGGGACTTCTGGGAGGAGACGCTGGAGAACCCCGAGACGGTCCTCGAGCGCGCCCGGGAGGGCTGGCGTGAGGGTCTAAGGGCGCTGAGCGAACGGTTCCGGGTCGACGTGCCCGACGACGCGGACGTCCAGCTGGGGTGGGGAGGCGGCCGGCTCGTGAAGACCGCGCTCCCGCTGGCGGGTCGGGTCCTGCGGGGTCCGCTCGATCAGTTCGCACCCCAGACGGTTAAGCTCGTGGACGGCGAGGTCCCCGGGCTGGTCAGGGTCGTGGAGGGCGGGTGACGCGGGCCGCCGTGATCACACCCGACCCGGGGTAACTTATTTTCCGTCACGTTGTGTGCCCGATGACGACCATCGTCGGGCGGCGGGGAAACCGGCCCATGAGTCGCCCGCGCCCGGGATCCCGCGGCTGGATGCTGATGTCCGAGGGCGTCTTCGCGCTGATCGTGATCTTGTTGACCTTCACGGCGACGGTAGGTTCGATCCACTTCAAACACACCCATCCCAGGAAGCAAAACAGGCTCACCCGCCTGTCGCACGCCAGGTGCATCGTGGTCGTGACGGAGGACCTATGCGGCGGGTCCAGGTACTCGGTCCGGCTCGCCGAGATGCTCAGGAGGAGAGGTGTACCGATGACGTTCGCCGTCCCGGCCTGGGAGGCCTACGCCTACCCCGACCGGATGAGGAAGCTGCGCGAGCTGGGAGGGGACCTCATCAACCACGCCAACGACGGCGGAGCGTCGTACGCGTTCCTGGGTCGCCCGGGCAAGGTGGCGGGGTTACCGGTGAAGACGCAGCGCCAGATCATCCACACGACCCAGAAGTGGATCCACAGGGCCACCGGCGTACGACCGGACGCGTTCAGGGCGCCCGGCCTGGCGATCGACGAGAACACGTACCGGGCCCTGGTGGAGGAGGGCATCTGGGTGGATTCGAGTAAGATCTACACCAGGCCCGGCACCCGGGGGGGCGCCCAGGTGGATCGCGATCGACGGCCACCGGATCCTCGAGGTACCCATAGCGTGCTACGCGGAGTGGCGGTACGAGCGCGGGCAGCCGGTGGAGCCGGAGTTCCTGTGCTCGTTCGCCGACGACCTGTTCGTGCGTCCCAAGATAGCGACCGGTCACCCCCGAGGAGGCGCTGGAGAACCTGAAGCGCGGGTTCGACCAGTACTACCGGCACGGCCGGCCCGGCAGGCCCACGGTGTTCGTCGTGCTCTTCCACGAGCACATCACGGCCAACCCGAAGTACTGGTGGATCATCCTCGAGTTCGTCGACTACGCGCGGTCCCATCCCGGAGTGGCGTTCGCGACGATCGACGAGTTCGCCGAGTTGGCGCGTCACGGGCAGCGGTTCACCGCGTTTTGATCGCCGGACGCCCACCGCGCGTCCGGGTCGTCGATAGCG contains these protein-coding regions:
- the csm5 gene encoding type III-A CRISPR-associated RAMP protein Csm5 produces the protein MSGLETVEVRLEVLTPLHVGVPREEELVRGLDYRVDGNRILVVDFTTLPPERAERVLGALEGGDHAEAEGYLEGAEVLREVELRTGGVPDRFLPTYRPTRVDDPWIPGTSVKGALRTGLLLAALKRLDGLGTDLSTLTDRLPRNPKKAAVALDNRLRATVFQGGTARRSYRRKPNRGWPEVFPHADVLRALKVEDARPVGKIRTAVYRAELHPKGRPLDAREFVVSGTFELELGTDHGELKRVLDTWDRVELPRLPKPVFRFLRDVRSGLRDFWEETLENPETVLERAREGWREGLRALSERFRVDVPDDADVQLGWGGGRLVKTALPLAGRVLRGPLDQFAPQTVKLVDGEVPGLVRVVEGG
- a CDS encoding polysaccharide deacetylase family protein, which encodes MSRPRPGSRGWMLMSEGVFALIVILLTFTATVGSIHFKHTHPRKQNRLTRLSHARCIVVVTEDLCGGSRYSVRLAEMLRRRGVPMTFAVPAWEAYAYPDRMRKLRELGGDLINHANDGGASYAFLGRPGKVAGLPVKTQRQIIHTTQKWIHRATGVRPDAFRAPGLAIDENTYRALVEEGIWVDSSKIYTRPGTRGGAQVDRDRRPPDPRGTHSVLRGVAVRARAAGGAGVPVLVRRRPVRASQDSDRSPPRRRWRT